The Lonchura striata isolate bLonStr1 chromosome 12, bLonStr1.mat, whole genome shotgun sequence genome includes a region encoding these proteins:
- the GXYLT2 gene encoding glucoside xylosyltransferase 2 isoform X1 — protein sequence MHLAVVACGDRLEETLVMLKSAVLFSNRRLCFHIFAEDSLKPEFETKLKEWPSSYTKKFESNIYPITFSVGNAQEWKKLFKPCAAQRLFLPVILKDVDSLLYVDTDVLFLRPIDDIWHLLREFNSTQLAAMAPEHEIPKIGWYSRFARHPYYGTTGLNSGVMLMNLTRIRSARFKNSLIPGGLTWEEMLYPLYQKYKNYITWGDQDLLNIIFYFNPECLYVFPCQWNYRPDHCMYGSNCRGAEDEGVSILHGNRGVYHDDKQPTFKALYEVIRDFPFEDNLFQSLYYPLQSRFLDTVHTLCGRIPQVFLKQIEKTMKKFLRGGETRHWCHPRLPDKSLCTGWSSSRLFPSPGV from the exons ATGCATCTGGCAGTGGTGGCATGTGGGGACCGGCTGGAGGAGACCCTGGTCATGCTGAAATCAGCAGTTCTCTTCAGCAACAGGAGGCTCTGCTTCCACATCTTTGCTGAGGATTCCCTTAAGCCTGAATTTGAGACAAAG TTAAAGGAGTGGCCTTCCTCATATACTAAGAAGTTTGAGTCCAACATTTACCCAATAACCTTCTCAGTAGGAAATGCTCAGGAATGGAAAAAGTTATTCAAACCATGTGCTGCCCAGCGCCTGTTTCTTCCG GTGATTTTAAAGGACGTGGATTCCCTGCTTTACGTGGACACTGATGTGCTGTTCCTGAGGCCCATCGATGACATCTGGCACCTCCTGAGAGAGTTCAACTCCACCCAGCTGGCTGCCATGGCCCCCGAGCACGAGATCCCCAAGATTGGCTGGTACAGCCGCTTCGCCCGGCACCCCTATTACGGCACCACCGGCCTCAACTCCGGGGTGATGCTGATGAATTTGACACGGATCCGCAGCGCTCGCTTCAAG AACAGCTTAATACCAGGTGGCTTGACGTGGGAGGAAATGTTATATCCATTGTACCAAAAGTACAAAAATTACATCACATGGGGAGACCAGGATTtgctaaatataattttttactttaacCCAG AGTGTCTGTACGTGTTCCCCTGCCAGTGGAACTACCGGCCCGACCACTGCATGTACGGCAGCAACTGCAGGGGGGCGGAGGACGAGGGGGTCTCCATCCTGCACGGCAACAGAGGCGTCTACCACGACGACAAGCAGCCCACCTTCAAGGCCCTCTACGAGGTGATCCGGGAT TTTCCATTTGAAGACAATCTCTTCCAGTCCTTGTACTACCCTCTGCAGTCGAGGTTTCTGGATACAGTGCACACTTTATGTGGGAGAATTCCACAAGTATTTTTGAAGCAAATTGAGAAAACAATGAAGAAG TTCCTGAGAGGAGGGGAAACACGACATTGGTGCCATCCCAGGCTGCCAGACAAGAGCCTGTGCACGGGATGGAGTTCCAGCAGGCTTTTCCCAAGCCCTGGAGTGTGA
- the GXYLT2 gene encoding glucoside xylosyltransferase 2 isoform X2, protein MHLAVVACGDRLEETLVMLKSAVLFSNRRLCFHIFAEDSLKPEFETKLKEWPSSYTKKFESNIYPITFSVGNAQEWKKLFKPCAAQRLFLPVILKDVDSLLYVDTDVLFLRPIDDIWHLLREFNSTQLAAMAPEHEIPKIGWYSRFARHPYYGTTGLNSGVMLMNLTRIRSARFKNSLIPGGLTWEEMLYPLYQKYKNYITWGDQDLLNIIFYFNPECLYVFPCQWNYRPDHCMYGSNCRGAEDEGVSILHGNRGVYHDDKQPTFKALYEVIRDFPFEDNLFQSLYYPLQSRFLDTVHTLCGRIPQVFLKQIEKTMKKVYENRVIVYLGANHRY, encoded by the exons ATGCATCTGGCAGTGGTGGCATGTGGGGACCGGCTGGAGGAGACCCTGGTCATGCTGAAATCAGCAGTTCTCTTCAGCAACAGGAGGCTCTGCTTCCACATCTTTGCTGAGGATTCCCTTAAGCCTGAATTTGAGACAAAG TTAAAGGAGTGGCCTTCCTCATATACTAAGAAGTTTGAGTCCAACATTTACCCAATAACCTTCTCAGTAGGAAATGCTCAGGAATGGAAAAAGTTATTCAAACCATGTGCTGCCCAGCGCCTGTTTCTTCCG GTGATTTTAAAGGACGTGGATTCCCTGCTTTACGTGGACACTGATGTGCTGTTCCTGAGGCCCATCGATGACATCTGGCACCTCCTGAGAGAGTTCAACTCCACCCAGCTGGCTGCCATGGCCCCCGAGCACGAGATCCCCAAGATTGGCTGGTACAGCCGCTTCGCCCGGCACCCCTATTACGGCACCACCGGCCTCAACTCCGGGGTGATGCTGATGAATTTGACACGGATCCGCAGCGCTCGCTTCAAG AACAGCTTAATACCAGGTGGCTTGACGTGGGAGGAAATGTTATATCCATTGTACCAAAAGTACAAAAATTACATCACATGGGGAGACCAGGATTtgctaaatataattttttactttaacCCAG AGTGTCTGTACGTGTTCCCCTGCCAGTGGAACTACCGGCCCGACCACTGCATGTACGGCAGCAACTGCAGGGGGGCGGAGGACGAGGGGGTCTCCATCCTGCACGGCAACAGAGGCGTCTACCACGACGACAAGCAGCCCACCTTCAAGGCCCTCTACGAGGTGATCCGGGAT TTTCCATTTGAAGACAATCTCTTCCAGTCCTTGTACTACCCTCTGCAGTCGAGGTTTCTGGATACAGTGCACACTTTATGTGGGAGAATTCCACAAGTATTTTTGAAGCAAATTGAGAAAACAATGAAGAAGGTGTATGAAAATCGTGTCATTGTGTACTTGGGGGCCAACCACAGATACTAA